The DNA region GTGAAATAAGCGCCATGGCAACCGTTACAATTTGAAATCAACGTTATTGGAACAAATAGCGCTTGTGGCAACCGTTAGAACATTGGTGTGGCTAGAAAATGTATCTTGTCAGATCGCCCTACAAATATGTCCTACCGACACGCCCTACTGACCATGCCCTACTGACATGCCCATCGGACAACCCCCTACAAAATGCCTTCCTGCATGGCCCGGTACACGAGCTGCGAGAACAGGCTGTTCGACCAGGCGAACCATTTGCGCGTGAACGTGTTCGGATCGTCGGCGTGGAAGCCTTCGTGCATGTAGCCTGTGCCGGCGTCCGTCGCTTCCAGCATCGCGATCATCTCCAGCTTTTCTTCCTTCGTCCGCGCCGTCAGGCCCTGCATCGACAAAGCCATATGCCAAATGTAATCCTTCGGCGTATGCGGGCTGCCGATGCCTTTTGCCGCTTTGCCTTCGAAGTAGAACGGATTTTCCTTGCTCAGGGCAAAACGCCGCGTATTTTGATAAACCGGATCGTCCGCGCCGACATAACCGAGATACGGAATGGACATCAGGCCCGGCGTGCCGGCGTCGTCCATCAGGCAGTAATTGCCGAAGCCGTCGGTTTCATAAGCGTAAATCGGGCCGAATTCCGGGTGGCGGTAGATGCCGTACAACTTAATCCCGTGATCGACTTCGAATTCCAGCTCCTTGAGCTCAGCCAGGAAATCCAAGTCACGGAACACCCATTCGGCGAATTCCTGCATCTGGCGCAGCGCGACGACGGCGAACATGTTGCCCGGGATGTTGTAATGGAAATCGCAGGCATCGTCGCTGGAGCGGAAGCCCGACCAGATCATCCCGGTGTAATTGACCGGCATGCCGAGACCGCCGTTCCGCAAGGAATCGGCCGGAATGCCGTTGTTGCGGGTGAACCGGTACGGCGACTGCTCAAAATGGCGCTGCTCGGTTTTGAACAGCTCGTAAATTTTCCGCATCGCCGCTTTGAAGCCGGCGTCGAAAATATCGGTCAGCTCGGTCTCTTTCCAGTACGCATAAGCGAGCCGGACGACGAAGCAGAGGGAGTCGATTTCGAATTTCCGCTCCCACACCCAAGGCGACATCTCCGTTTCGTCCGTCGTGTTCCAGTGCCAATCGTTCGCCGTTTCATTAAAAGCGTTGGCATACGGGTCGATATGGACGTATTGGATATGGCGCTTGATCAATCCGCCGATGATGCGCTGCAACTCGGGATCGTTTTTGGCCAGCGGCACGTAGTGGATGACCTGTTCCACCGAATCGCGCAGCCAGGAGGCCGGAATGTCCCCGGTGATGACAAAGGTCGTGCCGTCGTCCATCAGCTTGGTCGTCGTTTCCAGGGTGTTCGGGAAGCAGTTTTTGAACAGCTGCAAAAGCTTCGGACGAAACGCGAGCTTCACCTCGGCTTCGGCCAGCACATCCTGAACGGCCTGCGGCAGCTCCAGCTTCGGCATCGGGATTTTCGGGAGTCTAAATTGTTCCATGAGCAGTCTCGCTCCTTTAATGGTCTGGTTTCTTCATGAGTTGAATTATTAATTGCACGAAATAGGATCCATTACTTTAATCGTCTTGATCTCGTACGGGGCAAAATCGAGCCGGATCGGGCCCGCTTCGGCCGCCAGCAGATCAAGCTCCTGTTCGAGCGCATTCGATACGTATACCTTGCTGTACAGCTGGTTCCATCTCAGCTCCACGCGTTCGCGTCCGCCGGCGGATTCGTAGAACCGCAGGATAACGCCGCTTCCGTCCTCGGCCGGTTTCACCGTATCGAGCACGACGTGCTCGCCGGTAAAGCCGATCAGCGATTGAGCGGGCGGCAGCGTTCCCGGATGCGCCTCTACGGCAAGGGCCGCCGGGATGTGGTTCAGTTCGGCCGCGGCGCGCACCGTATGAGCCGTCTGCCAATCGCCGAGGTGCGGGTACAGCGAATACGTGAATTCGTGTTCGCCCAGGTCCGCCGTGACGTCCGGCCATTTCGGCGCGCGCAGCAGGGACAGGCGGATGGTGCTGCCCTGAACGTCGTAGCCGTATTTGCAGTCGTTCAACAGGCTCACGCCGTACCCCCGTTCCGATACGTCCACAAAACGGTGACCGCACACTTCATACTGCGCCTGCTCCCAGCTTGTATTGCGGTGCGTGACGCGCTCAAGCGCGCCGAACGGAATCTCGTAGGTCGCTTTGTCGGTCACCACATCGATCGGGAAACCGACCTTCAGCAGCTTGTGAGCTTCGTTCCAATTCACCTTCGTCCGGAAATCGATCCGCCGGTCATGATGATACAGGATCAGGTCCTGCGTGATTTCCGACTGGCCGATACGCCAGCGGAATTGCAGCACATCCTTGATCTTACCGCGGGCGGCGAGCCGGCTTTCCAGCAATTTCGTTTGCCCGGCCGGCTGCTGTTCGTAGCGGCTGTCGATATCCCAGGCGTCCCACAGCGTCGGGCGGTCATGGAAGAAGTGGAACCGGTTAGCCGCTTCGCCCGGTTTCACGATTTCATGGTCCGCCGCTTTGTCCCAAAGGCTAACGATTTCGCCGCACTCATTAAACGTTAAGCGGTAGTGCTCCGTTTCCCAACGGTCAGTGAACATCCGTTCCTTGGCGGCAAGGCCCTTCTCCTGCAGGATCTGGCCGACGGCAGCAAGGATATCCGCCTTATCCGCCCCTCCGTCTGCCGCTCCTCCAACTGACGCCGCTGCCATCGAACCCGCTTCGCTTCTCAGCCAGATCGTCTTGTAACCGAACGCCGGAACCTCCGGTACGCGCACCCAAGCCGCCTCGGCATTTCCGCCCGTTCCCGGCAGCAAGTCGAGCGCAAGCCGCGCGCCGTTTTCGTCATAGGCGGCGACGGAGCGGCCGAAGCCGTGCCCGGAAACCTCGATCACCGCGTCGCGGGACCAGCCGAGGCTGTTAAACACGATGTAGGGCTTGCCTTCGCCCGCCGTGGCGATCTGCCCGGCCAGCGCCGTCAGGCCATGCCGCAATCCGGAATCCCCTTTTGCGAAAATTTCCGTATATTCTTTTTCCGACGTTTCGTAAGCTTCCGTAATCGCCGAACCCGGGATGATGTCGTGGAACTGGTTCAGCAAAATCAGCTTCCAGCCGTCATGCAGCGTGCTTTGCACCTCGCGCTGACGTTCCGCCGGCAGCGACGAAGCCCCCAGCGTGTTCCACACTTCCGCTTCGCGGTACAAAATTTCCGCTTTCCGGTTGTTCCGCTTGTTGCGGCCATGGGTCGTGTACGTTCCGCGGTGCAGCTCCAGGTACAAGTCTCCGTGCCACGACGGCAACTGCGGCCCCGCCGCTTCAATCCCGGCAAAAAACGCCGCCGCCGTGCTGTATTCACTGGCCGGCTGGCCGATCATCAGCCCGGAACGGCCGATGTACTCCAGCATTTCGCGGGTTACGCCGCCCCCGCCGTCGCCGTGCCCGTACAGCAGCATCTGCTCGGGATGCACAGCTTTTTGCCGGTAAGACTGCCAATGGTCGTGCACGTCTTTTGGCAGCGTATTTTCGTTAACGCCGTGGTTCAGGTAAGACAACATCGGCGTGCCGTCGATGCCGACCCAATGGAACAGGTCGTACGGGAACACGTTCGTGTCGTTCCAGCCAAGCTTCGTCGTCATAAAATAGCGGATGCCGCCATGCCGCAAAATTTGCGGCAAGGAAGCGCAATAGCCAAACGTGTCCGGCAGCCATTCGATGTCCGAGGTTTGGCCGAACTCCTCCAGGTAGAAGCGCTGCCCGTACAGCATTTGCCGCATCAGCGACTCGCCGCTCGGCAGGTTGAGGTCGGGCTCGACCCACATGCCGCCGACCAGTTCCCAACGCCCTTCCTTGATTCTCCCTTTGACACGCTCGTACAACTCGGGGTCGTTGTCCTTCAAATAAGCGAACAGCTGCGGCTGGCTTTGCGCGTACCGGTACTGCGGGTATTCGCGCATTAAAGCGTCGACCGTCGCGAACGTGCGGCTCGTTTTCCGCACCGTCTCGCGCGCCGGCCACAGCCAGGCGATATCGATATGCGACTGGCCGATCATATGGATCAGGCCTTCGGCGTTGCCGCCGATCGCCTTGACCCGCTCCGCCAGCCGCCGCTCGATTTCGGCGATCCCGCCGCCATCTTGAATCGCATCGGGATCAAGCGCCACAAACTCGTCCATCGCGGCGTGCAGCGCCTCGATCAGCCGCGTGCGCCGCATATCCTGCTCCGGCAGCAGCACGGCGGAATCGCGGACAACGGTCGCCGTATACATCAGGCTTTGCACCGGACGGTTGACCAGCACCAGCTTGCTCTGGATCGAAGAAATCGGCGGCTGAATGACCGCCTGCCGGTTCAGCGGATCGATCGGCTCCGGAATCGGATCAAACAGTTCGATTTCAAGCTGAAGCGGACGATTCCCCTGCTCCCGGGGCAAAGTCACAAAAGTATGGTTCCGGTCGAGTCCTTGATACGACTTTCCCCCGATTCTCAGCAGCCCTTCGCCCCCGGAAGCAAATACGAGGCCGACATGGCCGCCCTGCCAGCGGTCCGGGATCGTTAACTCGTTCCTAAAAAAATACGTCGTTCCCTGCGTGCTCGGAAACCGCTCAAGCCCTTGACCTTCCGGGTAGCCGGCTTCCTCGGTGTACTTTCCGGGAACCAAATATGCCGACTTCGTGATCTTCCAATTGCGCAGCTCGATTTGCTCCAGCCACGCCGCGTCCGACAGCTCCCGAATAAAACGTCTGATCCGTTCCATTTTTCATTAACCCTCCCGCACAAAAAACTTGGCGCTCAGCGTATCGTTTACGTTTTTGCCTACATGGACATGGAATTCTCCAGGTTCGACGACCGGTTTGTAGCCGGGGCCGATATATTGCAGCTCCTCCGCGCCGAGCGTAAACTCGACCCTCCGGGTTTCCCCCGGAGCAAGCCACACCTTGCGGAATCCTTTCAACTCCTTCGCCGGTCTCGTTACAGTGCTGGCCACGTCGGTGATGTACAGCTGCACGACCTCTGCACCGGCGCGATCACCGGTATTCGTGACATCCACCGTTACTTTGACCGTTTCATCCGGCGAAATCGCCTCCGGCTGAACGGTCAACCCTGCGTAACTGAATTCCGTGTAGCTTAACCCGTATCCAAACGGATAGCGCGGCTGCGAATCGTCCTCAAGGTATCTTTTGCCCCGTGAACGTTTGCCGTTGTAATACACCGGAAGCTGCCCGACATGCTTCGGAATCGAGATCGTCAGGCGTCCGGACGGGTTCACATCGCCGAACAAAATGTCGGCCACGGCGTGTCCGCCCTCCTGCCCCGGATACCACGCCTCCAAAATGGCGGCGGCATGCTCGTCGACCCACGGCTCGGCGATCGGCCGCCCGTTAATGTAAACCACTACCAGCGGTTTACCCAATTTGTGGATTTCCTGAATCAGCTCGAGCTGAACCCCGGACAATGCCAGCGACATGCGGTCGATGCCTTCCCCGCAGTCCATATCGCTCCAGGAGTTCCCGGTGACCTTTGAAGCCCCTGTTTTCAAGTCGATGCTGCCTTCACCGAAATCGCGCGCGCTGGAGCCGCCGACGACCATGACGACCGTATCCGCCTGCTCCGCGCAGGACAAGGCGGTTTCGAAGCCTTCCCGGGAATCGCCTTTAATCCGGCACCCCGGGGCATACAACACCCGCTCCGGCGCAGCCGCCAGCTTGCCGCGGATGCCGCCGAGCACGGTGGTCACCTTGGACCGCGGCTGCGGCGAGGTGTAGTCGCCGAGCTGGTTGTAGCCCACATCGGCGTTGGGGCCGATCACGGCGATTTTCCCGGCGTCCGTGGAGAGCGGCAGCACGCCGCTGTTCTTCAACAGCACGATGCCTTCGCCCGCCAGCTTCCGCGCCAACGCCGTATGCTCGGCGCTGCCGATCACCCGCTCCGCCCGGTCCGGGTCGCCGTACGGGTTCTCGAACAAGCCCAGCCGGAATTTCAGCGCCAGCACGCGGCGAACCGCCCCATCGAGCACCGCTTCCTCCAGCTCGCCGGAACGCACCGCTTCCAGCAGATGTTTGCCGAACATTTCGCCGGACATTTCCATATCGATGCCTGCGCGAATCGCCTGAACGGCCGCGTCCCGGCCGTCCGCGGCCACATCGTGGCCGGAAGCCAGCATGTCGATCGCGCCGCAGTCGGTGATGACCATGCCGTCAAACCCCCACTCGCCGCGCAGCACGCCGTCCAGCAGTTCCTTATTGGTCGTGCAAGGCACGCCGTCGATTTCGTTGTAGGCCGGCATGATCGATGCCGCTCCCGCCTGCACCGCCTTGCGGAACGGCAGCATATCCACCTCCAGCAGCTCGCGCCGCCCCATGTGCACCGGGCCCGCGTTGCGGCCGCCCTCGGAGCTGCCGTAGCCGACGAAATGCTTGATCGTCGCGGCCACACTGTCGGCGCCGTCCAGGCTTTCGCCCTGCAGCCCTTCCACCGCAGCCACGGCCATCTCGCCGATCAAATAAGCGTCTTCGCCGAAGCATTCCTCGGTCCGGCCCCAGCGCGGATCGCGCACGACGTCAAGGACCGGCGAGTACGTCACCGCGCCACCTTGGCTGCGCGTCTCCCGGGCCACCGCCCGGCACATCTCCCGGTACAGGTCCACGTTCCAGGTGCTGCCGAGCGACAGCGGCACCGGGAACACGGTCGCGCCGATCGCCATATGACCATGCGAGCATTCTTCCCCGATCAGGATCGGGATGCCGAGCCGCGAGTGCTCGATCGCGTAACGCTGGAGCGCGTTCACGGCCTCCGCGCCTTCACGCGGCGACAGGCCGGTTTCGAGCGTGACGCCCGTCCACGGGTCGGCCCGCAGCACGCCGTACAGCGAGCCAACCCCGCCGTTTTTCACCTGCTCCTTAAACGACTCCTTCAGCCGGATCTCGCCGTTCACATGCTCGTAGGTTTGCCAGCCGAACGGCTGAACCAACTGCCCGACCTTCTCTTCCACGGTCATCAGCCCAAGCAGATGTTCGACCCGTTCCGGAATCGGTTTCGTGCTGTCCTTGTAAAGCAACATCTCCACCTCGCTTCATTTTAAATGCGTGTTAACTCAACTTTCGCAGAACCAAAATCGGCTTAACCGCTGATGCTGTATAGACAGAATAACGAATAAAATCTTAGCCTTGACAAAAATAGCAAACCACCGCTGCCTATTTATTTCGCTGTCGGATGGCGGGCAAAGTGTGCTTGACCGGCTCCACTCTGACCGCTAATTGCTAATCATACAACTAACTTTACTTCCATTTGCCCAATCATTTGTTTAATTGCATTTCATACAGCTATTTTCTCGTTCCTTTGTCTCTTCTTCAAAAGATAGTGGAATAACTGCACGTTTTACACTTAATTAGTAGCTGTGGCAGCATTTCCGGATAAGTAAATGTACATTTTACAACTAATTCAACGATGGACCCCGTTTTACTTTGATCCAAAGTTCCGGATAGCCGCTTCGCCCAGTTACATCGACGCTTATTTGCCAATTTCATGCTGCGAAAGTTGAGGTGTTAAGAACAAAAAATGTCGCTATATCGTCGATATCAGTTCATTTGCGAGAAATAGGGGACATTTATGTCGCTATTCTCCCTCGTCGCAAGGAAATGCCCGTGTTCTGGACCATTCCAGGAAAATAAGTACATAAAATGCCGCTAATGGGCCTGAACATGCCAGGGCTCCCGATAATAAGTACATAAAGTACAGCTATTTTGCAGGCCGACGGCCAGTCGTTCCGGTAACCCGCTATCAAGCACCGATTTCTATATAAGCTGAACTATGGATTGTACGAGAATCATTTCCCACCCTTGCACTCTTGCCTTACTTCCGCATTTCTTTAGTTCAACATATATAGGTTGCCGATTCTCATCCTCATATCTAGGTCGAGCCGGTTCCTGGCCTCTCTTATTCTTTAACGGCCCCTACCGTAAGCCCCTGCACAAAGTAGCGTTGGAAAAACGGATAGGCGAAAATAATCGGCAGCGTCGCCAGCACGACCATCGCCATGCGCGCCGTGTCCTGCGGAATCGACGACAGCGCCTGCAAGCTCAGCGAGCTGTTTTGCGAGTTTTGCTGAATGAACTGGATGCTCGATTCGATCCGCATCAGCATCGATTGCAGCGGCACAAGGTTCGGATTGTCGATGTACAGCAGGGCGTTAAACCAGTCGTTCCAGTAGCCCAAGGTGCTGAATAGGCCAATCGTGGCCAGGCCCGGCAGCGACAGCGGCAATACGATGCGCAGGAAAATATAGAAATCGCCCGCCCCGTCGATCCGCGCCGATTCGATGACCGCTTCAGGCACGCTGGTGCTGTAGAACGTACGAAGAATCATGATATAGAAAGCGTTCATCGCCAGCGGCAAAATCAACGCCCAAAGCGTATCCTTCAAGCCCATGAGTTGGGACACGACCATATAAGTCGGAATCATCCCGCCGTTAAACAGCATGGTCACGATTGCAAACACGGAGAAAAACCGCCGGTAGCGGAAGCTTTTCCGCGAAATCGCGTAAGCGTACAGCGCGATCAGCACCAAGCTGAGGATCGTGCCCGCCACGGTAATCAAAATCGTCACCCCGTAAGAGCGGAGCAGCGAGTCCCCGCTTTCGAACACGAAACGGTAAGCCTCCAGGCTCCATTTGGCCGGAAACAACCGGTACCCGTCCGTGGCCAGCGTTTTTTCATCGGTAAATGAAATAATGACGACGAACAAAAACGGAAATACGCACATGAAAGAAAATAGGCCCGCAATCAGGTGCAAAACCGCGTTCCATCCGCGCGAGACATGATGAAAATCCTTGTGTTTTCTAACAACCTCCGCCATAACCTGACACTCCTTTCAGCTTGATTTAGAATAGGGCGCTGTCTTTGTCGATTTTGCGCACAATGAAGTTGGAAACAAGGACGAGCATAAAACCGACGACCGATTGATACAGCCCCGCCGCCGTACTCATGCCGATTTCCCCGGTCGTTTTCAAACCGCGGTACACGTAAGTGTCGATGACGTTGGTCACGGCGTAGAGCGTCCCGGAATCCCTCGGCACCTGATAGAACAAACCGAAGTCCGCGTAAAAGATCTTGCCGACCGCGAGCAGCGTCATAATAATGATGATCGGAGAAAGCAGCGGGATCGTGATGTTGCGGACCTGCTGCCATTTGCTCGCCCCGTCGATCATGGCCGCTTCGTACAGCGATTTAT from Paenibacillus macerans includes:
- a CDS encoding glycoside hydrolase family 125 protein — protein: MEQFRLPKIPMPKLELPQAVQDVLAEAEVKLAFRPKLLQLFKNCFPNTLETTTKLMDDGTTFVITGDIPASWLRDSVEQVIHYVPLAKNDPELQRIIGGLIKRHIQYVHIDPYANAFNETANDWHWNTTDETEMSPWVWERKFEIDSLCFVVRLAYAYWKETELTDIFDAGFKAAMRKIYELFKTEQRHFEQSPYRFTRNNGIPADSLRNGGLGMPVNYTGMIWSGFRSSDDACDFHYNIPGNMFAVVALRQMQEFAEWVFRDLDFLAELKELEFEVDHGIKLYGIYRHPEFGPIYAYETDGFGNYCLMDDAGTPGLMSIPYLGYVGADDPVYQNTRRFALSKENPFYFEGKAAKGIGSPHTPKDYIWHMALSMQGLTARTKEEKLEMIAMLEATDAGTGYMHEGFHADDPNTFTRKWFAWSNSLFSQLVYRAMQEGIL
- a CDS encoding alpha-mannosidase, coding for MERIRRFIRELSDAAWLEQIELRNWKITKSAYLVPGKYTEEAGYPEGQGLERFPSTQGTTYFFRNELTIPDRWQGGHVGLVFASGGEGLLRIGGKSYQGLDRNHTFVTLPREQGNRPLQLEIELFDPIPEPIDPLNRQAVIQPPISSIQSKLVLVNRPVQSLMYTATVVRDSAVLLPEQDMRRTRLIEALHAAMDEFVALDPDAIQDGGGIAEIERRLAERVKAIGGNAEGLIHMIGQSHIDIAWLWPARETVRKTSRTFATVDALMREYPQYRYAQSQPQLFAYLKDNDPELYERVKGRIKEGRWELVGGMWVEPDLNLPSGESLMRQMLYGQRFYLEEFGQTSDIEWLPDTFGYCASLPQILRHGGIRYFMTTKLGWNDTNVFPYDLFHWVGIDGTPMLSYLNHGVNENTLPKDVHDHWQSYRQKAVHPEQMLLYGHGDGGGGVTREMLEYIGRSGLMIGQPASEYSTAAAFFAGIEAAGPQLPSWHGDLYLELHRGTYTTHGRNKRNNRKAEILYREAEVWNTLGASSLPAERQREVQSTLHDGWKLILLNQFHDIIPGSAITEAYETSEKEYTEIFAKGDSGLRHGLTALAGQIATAGEGKPYIVFNSLGWSRDAVIEVSGHGFGRSVAAYDENGARLALDLLPGTGGNAEAAWVRVPEVPAFGYKTIWLRSEAGSMAAASVGGAADGGADKADILAAVGQILQEKGLAAKERMFTDRWETEHYRLTFNECGEIVSLWDKAADHEIVKPGEAANRFHFFHDRPTLWDAWDIDSRYEQQPAGQTKLLESRLAARGKIKDVLQFRWRIGQSEITQDLILYHHDRRIDFRTKVNWNEAHKLLKVGFPIDVVTDKATYEIPFGALERVTHRNTSWEQAQYEVCGHRFVDVSERGYGVSLLNDCKYGYDVQGSTIRLSLLRAPKWPDVTADLGEHEFTYSLYPHLGDWQTAHTVRAAAELNHIPAALAVEAHPGTLPPAQSLIGFTGEHVVLDTVKPAEDGSGVILRFYESAGGRERVELRWNQLYSKVYVSNALEQELDLLAAEAGPIRLDFAPYEIKTIKVMDPISCN
- a CDS encoding glycoside hydrolase family 3 N-terminal domain-containing protein — protein: MLLYKDSTKPIPERVEHLLGLMTVEEKVGQLVQPFGWQTYEHVNGEIRLKESFKEQVKNGGVGSLYGVLRADPWTGVTLETGLSPREGAEAVNALQRYAIEHSRLGIPILIGEECSHGHMAIGATVFPVPLSLGSTWNVDLYREMCRAVARETRSQGGAVTYSPVLDVVRDPRWGRTEECFGEDAYLIGEMAVAAVEGLQGESLDGADSVAATIKHFVGYGSSEGGRNAGPVHMGRRELLEVDMLPFRKAVQAGAASIMPAYNEIDGVPCTTNKELLDGVLRGEWGFDGMVITDCGAIDMLASGHDVAADGRDAAVQAIRAGIDMEMSGEMFGKHLLEAVRSGELEEAVLDGAVRRVLALKFRLGLFENPYGDPDRAERVIGSAEHTALARKLAGEGIVLLKNSGVLPLSTDAGKIAVIGPNADVGYNQLGDYTSPQPRSKVTTVLGGIRGKLAAAPERVLYAPGCRIKGDSREGFETALSCAEQADTVVMVVGGSSARDFGEGSIDLKTGASKVTGNSWSDMDCGEGIDRMSLALSGVQLELIQEIHKLGKPLVVVYINGRPIAEPWVDEHAAAILEAWYPGQEGGHAVADILFGDVNPSGRLTISIPKHVGQLPVYYNGKRSRGKRYLEDDSQPRYPFGYGLSYTEFSYAGLTVQPEAISPDETVKVTVDVTNTGDRAGAEVVQLYITDVASTVTRPAKELKGFRKVWLAPGETRRVEFTLGAEELQYIGPGYKPVVEPGEFHVHVGKNVNDTLSAKFFVREG
- a CDS encoding carbohydrate ABC transporter permease, whose amino-acid sequence is MAEVVRKHKDFHHVSRGWNAVLHLIAGLFSFMCVFPFLFVVIISFTDEKTLATDGYRLFPAKWSLEAYRFVFESGDSLLRSYGVTILITVAGTILSLVLIALYAYAISRKSFRYRRFFSVFAIVTMLFNGGMIPTYMVVSQLMGLKDTLWALILPLAMNAFYIMILRTFYSTSVPEAVIESARIDGAGDFYIFLRIVLPLSLPGLATIGLFSTLGYWNDWFNALLYIDNPNLVPLQSMLMRIESSIQFIQQNSQNSSLSLQALSSIPQDTARMAMVVLATLPIIFAYPFFQRYFVQGLTVGAVKE